Proteins encoded together in one Hevea brasiliensis isolate MT/VB/25A 57/8 chromosome 16, ASM3005281v1, whole genome shotgun sequence window:
- the LOC131174804 gene encoding probable LRR receptor-like serine/threonine-protein kinase At1g63430 isoform X2: MKSHTSLQLLFVVYLVLFVTCESFPKDEVWALKRFKEAIYEDPLLVLSNWNAIDADPCDWSGISCSSAGDHVVKINITNSSIRGFLPPELGRITHLQELILHGNKLIGSIPKELGMLKYLKVLDLGVNQLRGPIPPEIANLNSVMRINLQSNGLTGHLPPELGNLKSLEELLLDRNRLQGTVPAGGNSDFPSNVHGMYASSTNSTGLCQASQLKVVDLSYNFFVGNIPKCLKYLPSTSFQGNCLQNKDPKQRSAAQCGGALPTKTNQAFNPNHRPAEDVSKQHQEASKPAWLLALEIVTGTMVGSLFLVAVLSAFQRCNSKSSIIIPWKKSASQNDYTAVYTDTELLKDVVRFSRQDLEVACEDFSNIIGSSPDSLVYKGTMKGGPEIAVISLCIKEEHWTGYLELYFQKEVADLARLNHENMGKLLGYCRESTPFTRMLVFEYASNGTLYEHLHYGEGCQLSWTRRMKIVIGIARGLKYLHTELDVPFTISELNSSAVYLTEDFSPKLVDFESWNSILSRSEKNSGSIGSQGAICVLTNSLEGRHLDVQGNVYAFGVLLLEIISGRPPYCEDKGRLVDWAKEFLEMPEVMSYVVDPELKHFTYDDLKVICEVVSLCIHPEPAKRPSMQEISSTLESKIDTSVSLEFKASSLAWAELALSS; the protein is encoded by the exons ATGAAATCACATACTTCATTGCAACTTCTTTTTGTGGTTTATCTAGTTCTTTTTGTGACCTGTGAGTCATTTCCCAAAGATGAAG TTTGGGCACTAAAAAGGTTCAAAGAAGCTATATATGAAGACCCACTTCTGGTTTTGTCCAATTGGAACGCTATAGATGCGGATCCTTGTGACTGGTCTGGCATTTCTTGCTCTTCTGCTGGAGACCATGTTGTAAAGAT aaaCATAACTAATTCATCTATCAGGGGATTTCTTCCCCCAGAATTGGGTCGGATCACACACTTGCAAGAACT AATCTTGCATGGTAATAAGCTGATCGGGTCAATCCCAAAAGAACTGGGCATGTTGAAGTACCTCAAGGTTTTGGATTTGGGAGTGAATCAACTAAGGGGTCCTATTCCTCCAGAAATAGCTAATCTAAACAGTGTTATgagaat AAACCTTCAGTCCAATGGGTTAACAGGGCATTTGCCCCCTGAACTTGGCAATTTGAAGTCCCTTGAGGAACTTCTTCTGGATAGGAATAGACTTCAAGGAACTGTTCCTGCAGGTGGCAATTCAGATTTCCCATCTAACGTGCATGGCAT GTATGCATCAAGCACGAACTCAACTGGCTTGTGTCAGGCATCTCAACTGAAAGTGGTAGATTTATCATACAACTTTTTTGTTGGAAATATACCTAAGTGCTTGAAGTATCTTCCAAG CACAAGCTTTCAAGGGAACTGCCTCCAAAATAAAGATCCTAAACAGCGTTCAGCTGCACAATGTG GTGGTGCACTACCTACCAAAACCAATCAAGCATTCAACCCTAATCACCGGCCTGCTGAAGATGTATCCAAACAGCATCAGGAGGCATCAAAACCTGCCTGGCTTTTGGCTCTGGAAATTGTAACAGGAACCATGGTGGGGTCACTTTTTCTTGTTGCTGTTCTAAGTGCTTTTCAGAGATGCAATAGCAAATCTTCTATCATAATCCCTTGGAAGAAATCAGCAAGTCAGAATGACTACACAGCAGTATATACAG ATACTGAACTGTTGAAAGATGTAGTGAGATTCAGTAGACAAGACCTTGAAGTTGCCTGTGAAGACTTCAGCAACATTATTGGCTCTTCTCCAGACAGTCTGGTCTACAAGGGCACCATGAAAGGTGGGCCTGAGATTGCTGTTATATCCCTCTGCATTAAAGAAGAACACTGGACGGGCTATCTTGAGCTCTATTTCCAGAAAGAG GTGGCAGATTTGGCAAGATTAAATCATGAAAATATGGGAAAATTACTGGGCTATTGTAGAGAGAGCACTCCATTTACACGGATGCTGGTTTTTGAATATGCATCAAATGGAACATTGTATGAGCACCTACATT ATGGAGAAGGATGCCAGTTATCTTGGACACGACGAATGAAAATTGTAATAGGCATTGCTCGTGGTCTCAAATATCTTCACACAGAACTTGACGTGCCATTTACCATATCAGAGCTAAATTCTAGTGCTGTATATCTCACAGAAGATTTTTCTCCCAAG CTGGTTGATTTTGAAAGTTGGAACAGTATTCTTTCAAGATCAGAAAAGAACTCGGGCTCCATAGGCAGCCAAGGTGCTATCTGTGTACTTACAAATTCTCTGGAGGGGCGCCATCTTGATGTCCAAGGCAATGTATATGCTTTTGGTGTGCTTTTACTGGAAATAATCAGCGGGAGACCTCCTTACTGTGAGGACAAAGGACGCTTGGTAGATTGG GCCAAAGAGTTCCTTGAAATGCCAGAAGTAATGTCTTATGTGGTGGATCCTGAGTTAAAACATTTCACATATGATGACCTCAAAGTTATATGTGAAGTGGTAAGCCTGTGCATCCATCCAGAACCCGCAAAGCGACCATCGATGCAAGAAATAAGCAGCACGTTGGAGAGCAAAATTGACACATCTGTGTCCCTGGAGTTCAAGGCATCTTCCTTAGCATGGGCAGAGCTTGCACTGTCATCGTGA
- the LOC110643502 gene encoding actin-depolymerizing factor-like, which produces MCYTSRQQFLEGKRSYRFIVFKIEERIQQLTVEKLGQPQQKNYDDFTASLPANECRYVVYDFDFTTNENVQKSKIFFIAWASDESKVRSKMLYASSKDKFRRELDGVQVELQAKDPGEMSLDIVKGRALSGAIFN; this is translated from the exons ATGTGTTATACAAGCAGGCAACAATTTCTTGAAGGGAAAAGAAGCTACCGATTTATTGTTTTCAAGATCGAGGAAAGGATTCAACAATTGACAGTCGAGAAGCTGGGGCAACCTCAGCAAAAAAACTACGACGATTTTACCGCCAGTTTGCCGGCCAACGAGTGTCGATATGTTGTCTATGATTTTGATTTCACAACTAATGAGAATGTCCAGAAGAGCAAAATTTTCTTTATTGCATG GGCGTCTGATGAGTCAAAGGTGAGAAGTAAAATGCTATATGCTAGCTCAAAGGACAAATTCAGAAGAGAGCTTGATGGGGTTCAAGTAGAGTTGCAAGCTAAGGACCCCGGTGAGATGAGCTTAGACATTGTTAAAGGCCGAGCCCTTTCAGGGGCTATCTTTAATTGA
- the LOC110643525 gene encoding serine racemase, whose translation MMETNNQISTEKYAADISSIGDAQVRINSFVHKTPVLTSESLNAMSRRKLFFKCECFQKGGAFKFRGACNAIFSLDGDQAAKGVVTHSSGNHAAALSLAAKLRGIPAYVVIPKNAPKCKIENVKRYGGQIIWSEPTVQSRESVATKVLQETGAALIHPYNDGRIISGQGTISLEILEQAPQIDTIIVPISGGGLISGVALAAKSINPSIRVLAAEPRGANDAAQSKAAGEIVRLPETNTIADGLRAFLGSLTWPIVRDFVDDVIVVEDKEILEAMKLCYEILKVAIEPSGAIGLAAVLCDSFQKNPRWKDCSNIAIILSGGNVDLGVLWDSFGR comes from the exons A TGATGGAAACAAACAACCAGATAAGCACAGAGAAGTATGCTGCTGATATCTCTTCCATAGGAGATGCACAAGTGCGCATCAATTCATTTGTTCACAAAACACCAGTTCTTACCTCAGAATCTCTAAATGCCATGTCTAGAAGGAAGCTATTCTTTAAATGTGAATGTTTTCAGAAGGG TGGAGCATTCAAATTCAGAGGGGCCTGCAATGCCATATTTTCTCTTGATGGTGATCAGGCAGCTAAAGGGGTTGTAACACATAGCAG TGGCAACCATGCTGCAGCATTATCTTTGGCTGCAAAATTACGTGGGATCCCAGCATATGTAGTTATACCAAAAAATGCTCCAAAATGCAAAATTGAGAATGTCAAACGTTACGGTGGTCAGATTATATGGAGTGAGCCTACAGTACAGTCTAGGGAAAGTGTTGCAACCAAGGTATTGCAAGAAACTGGTGCAGCTCTTATTCATCCATATAATGATGGGCGCATTATAAG TGGACAGGGTACCATATCATTGGAGATTCTGGAGCAAGCCCCGCAAATTGACACTATAATTGTTCCCATAAGTG GAGGCGGTTTAATATCAGGAGTGGCATTGGCTGCTAAGTCCATCAACCCTTCTATTCGAGTTTTGGCTGCAGAACCTAGGGGAGCTAATGATGCAGCTCAATCCAAAGCAGCTGGTGAGATTGTAAGATTGCCTGAAACCAACACTATTGCTGATGGACTCCGAGCTTTTCTTGGAAGTTTGACATG GCCTATAGTACGTGATTTTGTAGATGACGTTATAGTTGTGGAAGATAAGGAGATTTTAGAAGCCATGAAACTCTGTTATGAGATTCTGAAAGTTGCCATAGAACCTAGTGGAGCTATTGGCCTTGCAGCTGTTTTATGTGATAGTTTCCAAAAAAACCCCAGGTGGAAGGATTGCAGCAACATAGCTATCATACTTTCAGGAGGTAATGTTGATCTTGGTGTCCTTTGGGATTCATTCGGAAGATAA
- the LOC131174804 gene encoding probable LRR receptor-like serine/threonine-protein kinase At1g63430 isoform X1: MKSHTSLQLLFVVYLVLFVTCESFPKDEVWALKRFKEAIYEDPLLVLSNWNAIDADPCDWSGISCSSAGDHVVKINITNSSIRGFLPPELGRITHLQELILHGNKLIGSIPKELGMLKYLKVLDLGVNQLRGPIPPEIANLNSVMRINLQSNGLTGHLPPELGNLKSLEELLLDRNRLQGTVPAGGNSDFPSNVHGMYASSTNSTGLCQASQLKVVDLSYNFFVGNIPKCLKYLPSTSFQGNCLQNKDPKQRSAAQCGGALPTKTNQAFNPNHRPAEDVSKQHQEASKPAWLLALEIVTGTMVGSLFLVAVLSAFQRCNSKSSIIIPWKKSASQNDYTAVYTDTELLKDVVRFSRQDLEVACEDFSNIIGSSPDSLVYKGTMKGGPEIAVISLCIKEEHWTGYLELYFQKEVADLARLNHENMGKLLGYCRESTPFTRMLVFEYASNGTLYEHLHYGEGCQLSWTRRMKIVIGIARGLKYLHTELDVPFTISELNSSAVYLTEDFSPKLVDFESWNSILSRSEKNSGSIGSQGAICVLTNSLEGRHLDVQGNVYAFGVLLLEIISGRPPYCEDKGRLVDWVRILFQVQTFAKIFCTNILIMLLHNLSTLQAKEFLEMPEVMSYVVDPELKHFTYDDLKVICEVVSLCIHPEPAKRPSMQEISSTLESKIDTSVSLEFKASSLAWAELALSS, encoded by the exons ATGAAATCACATACTTCATTGCAACTTCTTTTTGTGGTTTATCTAGTTCTTTTTGTGACCTGTGAGTCATTTCCCAAAGATGAAG TTTGGGCACTAAAAAGGTTCAAAGAAGCTATATATGAAGACCCACTTCTGGTTTTGTCCAATTGGAACGCTATAGATGCGGATCCTTGTGACTGGTCTGGCATTTCTTGCTCTTCTGCTGGAGACCATGTTGTAAAGAT aaaCATAACTAATTCATCTATCAGGGGATTTCTTCCCCCAGAATTGGGTCGGATCACACACTTGCAAGAACT AATCTTGCATGGTAATAAGCTGATCGGGTCAATCCCAAAAGAACTGGGCATGTTGAAGTACCTCAAGGTTTTGGATTTGGGAGTGAATCAACTAAGGGGTCCTATTCCTCCAGAAATAGCTAATCTAAACAGTGTTATgagaat AAACCTTCAGTCCAATGGGTTAACAGGGCATTTGCCCCCTGAACTTGGCAATTTGAAGTCCCTTGAGGAACTTCTTCTGGATAGGAATAGACTTCAAGGAACTGTTCCTGCAGGTGGCAATTCAGATTTCCCATCTAACGTGCATGGCAT GTATGCATCAAGCACGAACTCAACTGGCTTGTGTCAGGCATCTCAACTGAAAGTGGTAGATTTATCATACAACTTTTTTGTTGGAAATATACCTAAGTGCTTGAAGTATCTTCCAAG CACAAGCTTTCAAGGGAACTGCCTCCAAAATAAAGATCCTAAACAGCGTTCAGCTGCACAATGTG GTGGTGCACTACCTACCAAAACCAATCAAGCATTCAACCCTAATCACCGGCCTGCTGAAGATGTATCCAAACAGCATCAGGAGGCATCAAAACCTGCCTGGCTTTTGGCTCTGGAAATTGTAACAGGAACCATGGTGGGGTCACTTTTTCTTGTTGCTGTTCTAAGTGCTTTTCAGAGATGCAATAGCAAATCTTCTATCATAATCCCTTGGAAGAAATCAGCAAGTCAGAATGACTACACAGCAGTATATACAG ATACTGAACTGTTGAAAGATGTAGTGAGATTCAGTAGACAAGACCTTGAAGTTGCCTGTGAAGACTTCAGCAACATTATTGGCTCTTCTCCAGACAGTCTGGTCTACAAGGGCACCATGAAAGGTGGGCCTGAGATTGCTGTTATATCCCTCTGCATTAAAGAAGAACACTGGACGGGCTATCTTGAGCTCTATTTCCAGAAAGAG GTGGCAGATTTGGCAAGATTAAATCATGAAAATATGGGAAAATTACTGGGCTATTGTAGAGAGAGCACTCCATTTACACGGATGCTGGTTTTTGAATATGCATCAAATGGAACATTGTATGAGCACCTACATT ATGGAGAAGGATGCCAGTTATCTTGGACACGACGAATGAAAATTGTAATAGGCATTGCTCGTGGTCTCAAATATCTTCACACAGAACTTGACGTGCCATTTACCATATCAGAGCTAAATTCTAGTGCTGTATATCTCACAGAAGATTTTTCTCCCAAG CTGGTTGATTTTGAAAGTTGGAACAGTATTCTTTCAAGATCAGAAAAGAACTCGGGCTCCATAGGCAGCCAAGGTGCTATCTGTGTACTTACAAATTCTCTGGAGGGGCGCCATCTTGATGTCCAAGGCAATGTATATGCTTTTGGTGTGCTTTTACTGGAAATAATCAGCGGGAGACCTCCTTACTGTGAGGACAAAGGACGCTTGGTAGATTGGGTAAGGATTCTTTTCCAAGTTCAAAcatttgccaaaattttctgcacAAATATCTTGATTATGTTATTGCATAACTTGTCTACTCTGCAGGCCAAAGAGTTCCTTGAAATGCCAGAAGTAATGTCTTATGTGGTGGATCCTGAGTTAAAACATTTCACATATGATGACCTCAAAGTTATATGTGAAGTGGTAAGCCTGTGCATCCATCCAGAACCCGCAAAGCGACCATCGATGCAAGAAATAAGCAGCACGTTGGAGAGCAAAATTGACACATCTGTGTCCCTGGAGTTCAAGGCATCTTCCTTAGCATGGGCAGAGCTTGCACTGTCATCGTGA
- the LOC110643523 gene encoding tubulin beta-1 chain produces the protein MREILHIQGGQCGNQIGAKFWEVVCAEHGIDSTGRYHGDTDLQLERVNVYYNEASCGRFVPRAVLMDLEPGTMDSVRSGPYGQIFRPDNFVFGQSGAGNNWAKGHYTEGAELIDSVLDVVRKEAENCDCLQGFQVCHSLGGGTGSGMGTLLISKIREEYPDRMMLTFSVFPSPKVSDTVVEPYNATLSVHQLVENADECMVLDNEALYDICFRTLKLTTPSFGDLNHLISATMSGVTCCLRFPGQLNSDLRKLAVNLIPFPRLHFFMVGFAPLTSRGSQQYHALTVPELTQQMWDAKNMMCAADPRHGRYLTASAVFRGKMSTKEVDEQMINVQNKNSSYFVEWIPNNVKSTVCDIPPTGLKMASTFIGNSTSIQEMFRRVSEQFTAMFRRKAFLHWYTGEGMDEMEFTEAESNMNDLVSEYQQYQDATADEEGDEYEDEEEYQEEA, from the exons ATGAGGGAAATTCTCCACATCCAGGGAGGTCAATGCGGCAACCAAATAGGAGCCAAGTTCTGGGAAGTAGTCTGTGCCGAACATGGGATCGACTCAACGGGTCGGTACCACGGCGACACTGATCTCCAGCTGGAGCGGGTCAATGTATACTACAACGAAGCGAGCTGCGGCCGGTTTGTGCCTCGGGCCGTTCTGATGGATCTCGAGCCGGGTACAATGGACAGCGTTAGATCCGGTCCTTACGGACAGATATTTAGACCCGATAACTTCGTCTTCGGGCAATCTGGTGCAGGTAATAACTGGGCCAAGGGGCACTATACAGAGGGAGCTGAGTTAATTGACTCCGTTCTTGATGTTGTGAGGAAGGAGGCTGAGAATTGTGACTGCTTGCAAG GGTTTCAGGTATGCCACTCCTTGGGAGGCGGTACCGGGTCTGGAATGGGCACACTATTGATCTCGAAGATAAGGGAAGAATATCCTGATCGCATGATGCTTACATTCTCTGTTTTCCCATCTCCGAAGGTATCTGACACTGTTGTTGAGCCCTACAATGCGACTCTCTCTGTTCATCAGCTTGTGGAGAACGCAGATGAGTGTATGGTTCTCGACAATGAGGCTCTCTATGATATCTGCTTCCGTACTCTGAAGCTCACCACACCCAGTT TTGGGGATTTGAACCACCTAATTTCGGCCACCATGAGTGGTGTTACATGCTGTCTCCGTTTCCCTGGTCAGCTCAACTCAGACCTTCGCAAGCTTGCTGTGAACCTCATCCCATTCCCTCGGCTTCACTTTTTCATGGTTGGTTTCGCACCTCTCACGTCCCGCGGTTCCCAACAATATCATGCCCTAACTGTACCAGAACTCACCCAACAAATGTGGGATGCCAAGAATATGATGTGCGCTGCTGATCCTCGCCATGGTAGATATCTTACAGCATCAGCAGTGTTCCGTGGCAAAATGAGCACAAAAGAAGTCGATGAGCAGATGATCAATGTGCAGAACAAGAACTCGTCTTACTTTGTTGAATGGATTCCCAACAATGTCAAATCCACTGTTTGTGACATCCCTCCAACGGGCTTAAAGATGGCCTCCACATTTATTGGCAACTCGACATCAATTCAGGAGATGTTTAGAAGGGTCAGTGAGCAGTTCACTGCCATGTTTCGTAGAAAAGCTTTCTTGCATTGGTATACCGGGGAAGGTATGGACGAGATGGAGTTCACAGAGGCAGAGAGTAACATGAATGATTTGGTGTCAGAGTATCAGCAATACCAGGATGCAACTGCAGATGAGGAAGGAGATGAGTACGAGGATGAAGAAGAATATCAGGAAGAGGCCTAG
- the LOC131174804 gene encoding probable LRR receptor-like serine/threonine-protein kinase At1g63430 isoform X3, translating to MLKYLKVLDLGVNQLRGPIPPEIANLNSVMRINLQSNGLTGHLPPELGNLKSLEELLLDRNRLQGTVPAGGNSDFPSNVHGMYASSTNSTGLCQASQLKVVDLSYNFFVGNIPKCLKYLPSTSFQGNCLQNKDPKQRSAAQCGGALPTKTNQAFNPNHRPAEDVSKQHQEASKPAWLLALEIVTGTMVGSLFLVAVLSAFQRCNSKSSIIIPWKKSASQNDYTAVYTDTELLKDVVRFSRQDLEVACEDFSNIIGSSPDSLVYKGTMKGGPEIAVISLCIKEEHWTGYLELYFQKEVADLARLNHENMGKLLGYCRESTPFTRMLVFEYASNGTLYEHLHYGEGCQLSWTRRMKIVIGIARGLKYLHTELDVPFTISELNSSAVYLTEDFSPKLVDFESWNSILSRSEKNSGSIGSQGAICVLTNSLEGRHLDVQGNVYAFGVLLLEIISGRPPYCEDKGRLVDWVRILFQVQTFAKIFCTNILIMLLHNLSTLQAKEFLEMPEVMSYVVDPELKHFTYDDLKVICEVVSLCIHPEPAKRPSMQEISSTLESKIDTSVSLEFKASSLAWAELALSS from the exons ATGTTGAAGTACCTCAAGGTTTTGGATTTGGGAGTGAATCAACTAAGGGGTCCTATTCCTCCAGAAATAGCTAATCTAAACAGTGTTATgagaat AAACCTTCAGTCCAATGGGTTAACAGGGCATTTGCCCCCTGAACTTGGCAATTTGAAGTCCCTTGAGGAACTTCTTCTGGATAGGAATAGACTTCAAGGAACTGTTCCTGCAGGTGGCAATTCAGATTTCCCATCTAACGTGCATGGCAT GTATGCATCAAGCACGAACTCAACTGGCTTGTGTCAGGCATCTCAACTGAAAGTGGTAGATTTATCATACAACTTTTTTGTTGGAAATATACCTAAGTGCTTGAAGTATCTTCCAAG CACAAGCTTTCAAGGGAACTGCCTCCAAAATAAAGATCCTAAACAGCGTTCAGCTGCACAATGTG GTGGTGCACTACCTACCAAAACCAATCAAGCATTCAACCCTAATCACCGGCCTGCTGAAGATGTATCCAAACAGCATCAGGAGGCATCAAAACCTGCCTGGCTTTTGGCTCTGGAAATTGTAACAGGAACCATGGTGGGGTCACTTTTTCTTGTTGCTGTTCTAAGTGCTTTTCAGAGATGCAATAGCAAATCTTCTATCATAATCCCTTGGAAGAAATCAGCAAGTCAGAATGACTACACAGCAGTATATACAG ATACTGAACTGTTGAAAGATGTAGTGAGATTCAGTAGACAAGACCTTGAAGTTGCCTGTGAAGACTTCAGCAACATTATTGGCTCTTCTCCAGACAGTCTGGTCTACAAGGGCACCATGAAAGGTGGGCCTGAGATTGCTGTTATATCCCTCTGCATTAAAGAAGAACACTGGACGGGCTATCTTGAGCTCTATTTCCAGAAAGAG GTGGCAGATTTGGCAAGATTAAATCATGAAAATATGGGAAAATTACTGGGCTATTGTAGAGAGAGCACTCCATTTACACGGATGCTGGTTTTTGAATATGCATCAAATGGAACATTGTATGAGCACCTACATT ATGGAGAAGGATGCCAGTTATCTTGGACACGACGAATGAAAATTGTAATAGGCATTGCTCGTGGTCTCAAATATCTTCACACAGAACTTGACGTGCCATTTACCATATCAGAGCTAAATTCTAGTGCTGTATATCTCACAGAAGATTTTTCTCCCAAG CTGGTTGATTTTGAAAGTTGGAACAGTATTCTTTCAAGATCAGAAAAGAACTCGGGCTCCATAGGCAGCCAAGGTGCTATCTGTGTACTTACAAATTCTCTGGAGGGGCGCCATCTTGATGTCCAAGGCAATGTATATGCTTTTGGTGTGCTTTTACTGGAAATAATCAGCGGGAGACCTCCTTACTGTGAGGACAAAGGACGCTTGGTAGATTGGGTAAGGATTCTTTTCCAAGTTCAAAcatttgccaaaattttctgcacAAATATCTTGATTATGTTATTGCATAACTTGTCTACTCTGCAGGCCAAAGAGTTCCTTGAAATGCCAGAAGTAATGTCTTATGTGGTGGATCCTGAGTTAAAACATTTCACATATGATGACCTCAAAGTTATATGTGAAGTGGTAAGCCTGTGCATCCATCCAGAACCCGCAAAGCGACCATCGATGCAAGAAATAAGCAGCACGTTGGAGAGCAAAATTGACACATCTGTGTCCCTGGAGTTCAAGGCATCTTCCTTAGCATGGGCAGAGCTTGCACTGTCATCGTGA
- the LOC110643519 gene encoding RNA-binding NOB1-like protein, with product MESSPSLPSSTSSCWSNVVKKQPPPVNKPNLEAANQLFVESCKSTKGISMAVIDANAVIEGGEKLHSLADKFVTVPEVLAEIRDPVSRHRLSFVPFTIDSMEPTPEDLNKVIKFARATGDLQTLSDVDLKLIALTYTLEVQIHGTEHVRDAPPPIHTINVKRLPEKDMPGWGSNVPNLEEWEALEQEAGDGSNAHSRILPLKEMSLNIIPADDQSEDGSTVAENETHFEKHEDVEHGLRKHRRYPKKKKEVSIEGKKMVADGIDASKGQFDDDAGDWMPAVSRSTHRRYLRRKARREYYEALSEKDSQQDLEKNMNSNSSNETNILDPLFHRNFETIDAGNGISKEGEAKNDDGGLTSILNLMRLEEGSLNAIQEVKEENSTLAGLEFTNSLVMEASSDNNANSALEASEVDIVNGELDHQEILSQTNESIDVSHVDDDDSEQSWTLKSLSESSVACLTSDFAMQNVLLQMGLRLLAPEGKQIRQLHRWILKCHACYTVTAEIGRIFCPKCGNGGTLRKVAVTVGENGIILADRRPRITLRGTKFSLPLPQGGRDAIARNLILREDQLPKKFLYPKTKKKANKEGDDFFASDNIFNHHTDKRAPFQPPIRKALAVFSGKRNPNDNHYSRPKH from the exons ATGGAGTCCTCACCATCTCTGCCCTCATCAACATCTTCGTGTTGGAGCAACGTGGTGAAGAAGCAACCGCCACCAGTAAACAAGCCAAACCTGGAAGCGGCAAATCAACTATTCGTCGAGAGCTGCAAGTCCACGAAGGGCATATCCATGGCTGTAATAGATGCCAATGCCGTAATCGAGGGCGGAGAAAAACTCCATAGCTTGGCCGACAAGTTCGTTACCGTACCTGAAGTCCTTGCCGAGATTCGCGACCCCGTCTCTCGCCACCGCCTCTCGTTCGTTCCCTTCACCATCGACTCCATGGAGCCCACCCCCGAAGATCTTAACAAAG TTATCAAATTTGCAAGGGCAACTGGTGACTTACAGACCCTGTCAGATGTTGACCTCAAACTCATTGCTCTAACTTACACATTAGAGGTACAGATCCATGGAACTGAACATGTTAGGGATGCTCCTCCCCCAATCCATACAATCAATGTGAAGAGGCTTCCTGAGAAGGACATGCCTGGCTGGGGTTCTAATGTTCCTAATTTGGAAGAGTGGGAGGCATTAGAACAGGAAGCTGGTGATGGATCAAACGCCCATTCAAGGATCCTTCCCTTGAAAGAGATGAGCTTGAATATTATCCCTGCAGATGATCAATCTGAAGATGGTTCAACAGTAGCTGAAAATGAAACACATTTTGAGAAGCATGAAGATGTTGAACATGGTTTGAGGAAACATAGGAGATAtccgaagaagaaaaaggaagtaagtaTTGAAGGGAAGAAGATGGTAGCTGATGGAATTGATGCATCTAAGGGGCAATTTGATGATGATGCTGGTGATTGGATGCCTGCTGTTAGTCGAAGTACTCATCGAAGATATCTTAGAAGGAAAGCTAGACGTGAATATTATGAGGCATTATCTGAAAAAGATAGTCAGCAAGATCTGGAGAAAAATATGAATAGCAACAGTTCTAATGAAACTAATATCCTAGATCCACTATTTCATCGAAATTTTGAGACTATAGATGCTGGAAATGGGATTTCTAAGGAGGGTGAGGCGAAGAATGATGACGGTGGTCTTACTTCAATACTAAACCTAATGAGGCTGGAAGAAGGTTCTTTGAATGCTATTCAAGAAGTGAAAGAAGAGAACAGCACCCTTGCAGGGCTTGAGTTTACTAATTCTCTGGTGATGGAAGCTTCTTCTGACAACAACGCAAATTCTGCTCTTGAAGCCAGTGAAGTTGATATTGTCAATGGTGAACTAGATCACCAGGAGATCTTAAGCCAAACCAATGAAAGTATTGATGTGTCACATGTGGATGATGATGATAGTGAGCAGAGCTGGACGCTTAAATCCTTATCAGAGTCCAGTGTAGCCTGTTTAACTAGTGACTTTGCAATGCAGAATGTACTTCTGCAAATGGGATTACGACTATTGGCACCTGAAGGAAAGCAAATCCGCCAGTTGCACAG ATGGATATTGAAATGCCATGCGTGCTACACTGTGACTGCTGAAATTGGGAGAATTTTCTGTCCAAAGTGTGGAAATGGTGGCACTTTACGGAAGGTAGCCGTTACAGTTGGAGAGAATGGAATCATTTTGGCAGACCGTCGGCCACGAATCACTCTGCGAGGTACAAAA TTTTCATTGCCTTTACCGCAAGGTGGAAGGGATGCCATTGCTAGGAATCTTATTCTGCGTGAAGATCAACTCCCAAAAAAATTCCTTTACCCAAAGACAAAGAAGAAAGCAAATAAAGAG ggAGATGATTTCTTTGCTTCGGACAACATCTTCAACCACCATACTGATAAAAGAGCTCCTTTCCAACCACCAATAAGGAAGGCATTAGCAGTTTTCAGTGGAAAGAGGAATCCAAATGACAATCACTACTCCCGTCCGAAGCATTGA